The proteins below come from a single Papaver somniferum cultivar HN1 chromosome 11, ASM357369v1, whole genome shotgun sequence genomic window:
- the LOC113323287 gene encoding dehydration-responsive element-binding protein 1D-like translates to MDSPRMNFETSFEYSSSSSSFTDLYSSSDLDESFQNPVSEQQLVSHKKRAGRKKFNETRHPTYRGVRARKNDKWVCEVREPNSKSRIWLGTHSTPEMAARAYDVAALALRGNLAPLNFEDSLWLLTRAKSSSVKDIQTAAAEAAQAFPLRSYTEPSSIRKRSSQSVTSRLSRMVEHAEKISNSLLTPAMFYDDEALYYMPALIASMAEGMLLDPPQESYYFGDVDCNVNRSLWSDLSD, encoded by the coding sequence ATGGACTCACCCAGAATGAATTTTGAAACTTCTTTTgagtattcatcttcttcatcatcatttacAGACCTATATTCATCTTCAGACTTGGATGAAAGTTTCCAGAATCCGGTATCTGAACAGCAATTAGTGTCACACAAGAAAAGGGCAGGAAGAAAGAAATTTAATGAAACTAGACACCCAACTTACAGAGGAGTAAGAGCAAGGAAAAATGATAAATGGGTTTGTGAAGTTAGAGAACCCAATAGTAAATCAAGAATTTGGCTAGGTACTCACTCTACTCCTGAAATGGCGGCTAGAGCTTATGATGTTGCTGCTTTAGCTCTTCGAGGGAATTTGGCTCCACTAAATTTCGAAGATTCTTTGTGGCTCTTAACTCGTGCTAAATCATCTTCGGTGAAGGATATTCAAACTGCTGCTGCCGAAGCCGCTCAGGCTTTCCCTCTCCGTAGTTATACAGAACCATCATCGATTAGAAAAAGATCATCACAATCTGTTACTTCTAGACTATCGAGAATGGTTGAACACGCTGAGAAAATTTCTAATAGTTTACTGACTCCGGCAATGTTTTACGACGATGAAGCCTTGTATTATATGCCAGCACTAATTGCCAGCATGGCAGAAGGGATGTTACTAGATCCACCTCAAGAGAGTTACTATTTTGGTGACGTGGATTGCAATGTGAACCGCAGTTTGTGGAGTGACTTAAGTGATTAg